In one Arthrobacter jinronghuae genomic region, the following are encoded:
- a CDS encoding alpha/beta fold hydrolase produces the protein MGYIEVGTENSTAIHLYYEDQGAGQPVVLIHGYPLDGHSWERQTRELLAAGHRVITYDRRGFGQSSKVGSGYDYDTFAADLNTVLETLDLQDVILVGFSMGTGELARYVSRHGHERIAKLAFLASLEPYLVARDDNPDGVPQEVFDGIEAAARDDRYAWFTSFYSNFYNLEENLGSRISQEAVTASWNVAISSAPVAAYAVVPTWIEDFRADVDAVRESGKPVMILHGTADNILPIDATARRFRKLVPAADYVEIDGAPHGLLWTHAGEVNKALLEFVGK, from the coding sequence ATGGGCTACATCGAAGTTGGCACCGAGAACAGCACTGCCATTCACCTCTACTACGAAGACCAGGGAGCCGGCCAGCCGGTAGTGCTGATCCACGGGTATCCCCTGGACGGCCACAGCTGGGAGCGCCAGACCCGCGAGCTGCTCGCTGCAGGCCACCGCGTCATCACCTATGACCGGCGTGGCTTCGGACAGTCCAGCAAGGTCGGTTCCGGCTACGACTACGACACCTTCGCGGCGGATCTAAACACGGTGCTGGAGACGCTCGATCTCCAGGACGTCATCCTGGTCGGTTTCTCCATGGGCACCGGGGAACTTGCCCGCTACGTCAGCCGGCACGGCCATGAGCGCATTGCCAAGCTCGCGTTCCTCGCCTCACTCGAGCCCTACCTGGTGGCACGGGACGACAACCCCGACGGCGTGCCGCAGGAGGTGTTCGACGGCATCGAAGCAGCCGCCCGCGACGACCGGTACGCCTGGTTCACCAGCTTCTACTCCAATTTCTACAACCTGGAGGAGAACCTGGGCAGCCGCATCAGCCAGGAGGCCGTCACCGCCAGCTGGAACGTGGCCATCTCCAGCGCGCCGGTCGCCGCCTACGCCGTGGTGCCCACGTGGATTGAAGACTTCAGGGCCGACGTCGACGCGGTCCGCGAAAGCGGCAAGCCCGTGATGATCCTGCACGGCACGGCGGACAACATCCTGCCGATCGACGCCACCGCCCGCCGCTTCCGGAAGTTGGTCCCCGCAGCGGACTACGTGGAGATCGACGGCGCGCCGCACGGCCTACTGTGGACGCACGCTGGCGAGGTCAACAAGGCGCTGCTGGAATTCGTTGGCAAATAA
- a CDS encoding prolyl oligopeptidase family serine peptidase, producing MTSPNLDAADSAPTDEFLWLEDIYGEKQLDWVRSENTVTENLLSRTGFQQTEERLLEVLDSTDRIPMVAKRGEHYYNFWRDAEHPKGLWRRTTWESYTSADTEWEVLLDLDALSAAEGTEWVWGGSMFLRPADGVSYRRALVSLSPDGGDAARYREFDVVDRAFVSGGFDIPAAKSRISWADEDSLYVGTDFGPGSMTTSSYPRTSRILRRGQALLDAEPFFEIPEDHMMAVVQRDQTPGFERDLAVDIIDFYNTRTFLREGSDWVQLDVPLDVNVDVHRQWLLLRPRTDWELDGVIHPAGSLLAASLEDFTAGNRSVHRLFTPDASTSLQSWSWTRDRLLLNLLRDVSSEILVLTPEDGWRADILDACPPLHSVDAYAVDDEDEAAGNDYWLISTGFLTPSTLSRGTLAGPGSRDGRRAEAVKTSPTMFDAAGLTVEQHFAVSADGTKVPYFQVGPEDLVLDGGNPTLLNGYGGFEASLTPAYSGVVGRGWLERRTTDADGVERHGVYVLANIRGGGEYGPEWHRAALQEKRHRAYEDFAAVAEDLVARGVTSREHLGCTGRSNGGLLVGNMLTTYPHLFGAVSCGVPLLDMRRYTKLSAGYSWIAEYGDPDDPAQWEFVQTFSPYHLIKEDVSYPPTLIWTATSDDRVGPVQARKMAARMKAMGADKVWFHEALEGGHAGAADNRQSARMHAMSYEFLWEALTGRLG from the coding sequence ATGACATCCCCCAACCTCGACGCCGCCGATTCAGCCCCTACCGACGAGTTCCTCTGGCTGGAGGACATCTACGGAGAGAAGCAGCTGGACTGGGTCCGCTCGGAGAACACCGTGACCGAAAACCTGCTCTCGCGCACCGGATTCCAGCAGACAGAGGAACGCCTGCTCGAGGTCCTGGATTCCACGGACCGCATCCCCATGGTCGCCAAGCGCGGGGAGCACTATTACAACTTCTGGCGCGACGCGGAGCATCCCAAAGGCCTGTGGCGCCGCACCACCTGGGAGAGCTACACGTCCGCGGACACCGAGTGGGAGGTGCTGCTGGACCTGGACGCGCTCAGCGCCGCCGAAGGGACCGAATGGGTCTGGGGCGGGTCCATGTTCCTGCGCCCCGCCGACGGCGTCTCCTACCGCCGTGCACTGGTGTCCCTCTCCCCCGACGGCGGCGACGCGGCCCGCTACCGGGAGTTCGACGTCGTCGACCGCGCCTTCGTGTCCGGCGGGTTCGACATTCCCGCGGCGAAGAGCCGGATCAGCTGGGCCGACGAGGACAGCCTGTACGTGGGGACGGACTTCGGCCCGGGTTCCATGACCACCTCCTCCTATCCGCGCACCAGCCGCATCCTGCGACGCGGGCAGGCACTGTTGGACGCCGAACCCTTCTTCGAGATTCCTGAAGACCACATGATGGCCGTAGTGCAGCGGGACCAGACGCCCGGCTTCGAACGGGACCTGGCCGTGGACATCATCGACTTCTACAACACGCGCACCTTCCTGCGGGAGGGCAGCGACTGGGTACAGCTCGATGTCCCGCTGGACGTGAACGTGGATGTGCACCGCCAGTGGCTGCTGCTGCGTCCGCGTACCGATTGGGAGCTCGACGGCGTCATCCACCCCGCCGGTTCCCTGCTGGCCGCGTCGCTGGAAGATTTCACTGCCGGAAACCGGAGCGTCCACCGGCTCTTCACCCCGGATGCGTCCACGTCGCTGCAGTCCTGGAGCTGGACCCGGGACCGGCTGCTGCTGAACCTGCTGCGCGATGTCAGCTCCGAAATCCTGGTCCTCACCCCCGAAGACGGCTGGCGGGCGGACATCCTGGACGCCTGCCCGCCGCTGCACTCGGTGGACGCGTACGCCGTGGATGACGAGGATGAGGCCGCCGGCAACGACTACTGGCTGATCAGCACCGGGTTCCTCACGCCGTCCACGCTGTCCCGCGGCACCCTCGCCGGTCCCGGTTCCCGGGACGGCCGCCGGGCCGAGGCGGTCAAGACCTCACCCACCATGTTCGACGCGGCGGGACTGACGGTCGAACAGCACTTCGCCGTGTCCGCGGACGGCACCAAGGTGCCCTATTTCCAGGTGGGCCCGGAGGATCTGGTGCTCGACGGCGGCAACCCCACCCTGCTCAACGGGTACGGCGGATTCGAAGCCTCCCTGACCCCTGCGTACAGCGGGGTGGTGGGCCGCGGCTGGCTGGAGCGGCGCACCACGGATGCCGACGGCGTCGAACGGCACGGCGTCTACGTGCTGGCCAACATCCGCGGCGGCGGGGAATACGGACCCGAATGGCACCGCGCCGCTCTGCAGGAAAAGCGGCACCGGGCCTATGAGGACTTTGCCGCCGTGGCTGAGGACCTGGTGGCCCGCGGTGTCACGTCCCGGGAGCATCTGGGCTGCACCGGGCGCAGCAACGGCGGACTGCTGGTGGGCAACATGCTCACCACCTATCCGCACCTGTTCGGTGCTGTTTCCTGCGGGGTGCCGCTGCTGGACATGCGCCGCTACACGAAGCTTTCCGCCGGTTATTCCTGGATTGCCGAATACGGTGATCCGGACGATCCGGCCCAGTGGGAGTTCGTTCAGACATTCTCCCCCTACCACCTGATCAAGGAAGATGTCTCCTATCCGCCCACGCTGATCTGGACGGCCACCAGCGATGACCGGGTAGGGCCGGTGCAGGCCCGCAAAATGGCTGCCCGGATGAAGGCCATGGGTGCGGACAAGGTCTGGTTCCATGAAGCGCTGGAGGGCGGGCACGCCGGTGCGGCGGACAACCGGCAGTCGGCCCGGATGCACGCCATGTCCTACGAATTCCTCTGGGAAGCGCTCACCGGAAGACTGGGCTGA
- a CDS encoding aldo/keto reductase, whose product MEMRLLGNSGTSVSNYALGTMTFGNESDERASHAILNDYVRAGGNFVDTADVYTTGASEEIIGRWLHTHPTEAADVVLATKGRFPMGGGANDLGTSRRHLRRALDDSLMRLGVDHVDLYQLHAWDPCTPLEESLGFLNDAITAGKISYYGLSNFTGWQLTKAVYVAREHGWALPVTLQPQYNLLEREIESEIVPAALDAGLGLLPWSPLAGGWLTGKYDRETVPAGNTRVGDNPTRQFQGWDLRSHNERTWRILDELRTVAAAHSATPAQVALAWLADRPGVTSVILGARTTDQLADNLGAAFLELTDEEKQRLTELSVPQVGNYPYGPDGRNQRERLLEGGRAGR is encoded by the coding sequence ATGGAAATGCGACTGCTCGGCAACAGCGGAACCTCGGTCAGCAACTATGCGCTGGGCACCATGACCTTCGGCAACGAATCCGACGAGCGGGCCTCGCACGCCATCCTCAACGATTACGTGCGTGCCGGCGGAAACTTCGTGGACACTGCGGATGTTTACACAACCGGTGCGTCCGAAGAAATCATCGGCCGCTGGCTGCACACCCATCCCACGGAAGCGGCCGACGTCGTCCTGGCCACCAAGGGGCGCTTCCCGATGGGCGGCGGGGCGAACGACCTGGGCACTTCCCGCCGGCACCTGCGCCGCGCGCTGGACGACTCCCTGATGCGGCTGGGCGTGGACCACGTGGACCTGTACCAACTGCATGCCTGGGATCCGTGCACGCCGCTTGAGGAGAGCCTGGGCTTCCTCAATGACGCGATTACCGCGGGGAAGATCAGCTATTACGGGCTTTCCAACTTCACCGGCTGGCAGCTGACCAAGGCCGTCTACGTGGCCCGGGAACACGGCTGGGCTTTGCCGGTCACGCTCCAGCCGCAGTACAACCTGCTTGAACGGGAGATCGAATCCGAGATTGTTCCCGCAGCGCTCGACGCCGGACTGGGGTTGCTGCCCTGGTCACCGCTCGCCGGGGGCTGGCTCACCGGCAAGTATGACCGCGAGACGGTTCCCGCCGGAAACACGCGCGTGGGCGACAACCCCACGCGGCAGTTCCAGGGGTGGGATCTGCGCAGCCACAACGAGCGGACCTGGCGGATCCTCGACGAACTGCGGACCGTGGCTGCCGCGCACTCCGCCACGCCGGCACAGGTGGCGCTGGCCTGGCTGGCGGACCGTCCCGGAGTGACCTCGGTAATTCTCGGCGCGCGCACCACGGACCAGCTCGCGGACAATCTGGGAGCGGCGTTCCTGGAGCTGACCGACGAGGAAAAGCAGCGCCTGACGGAGCTGAGCGTCCCGCAGGTCGGCAACTACCCGTACGGCCCGGACGGCCGGAACCAGCGGGAGCGTCTGCTTGAGGGCGGCCGGGCCGGGCGGTAA
- a CDS encoding phosphoenolpyruvate carboxykinase (GTP) has product MGDDARQLVLDENGENAASQPLDSTTGGTAAPTTHQALLAWVKEVAELTQPDRVYWVDGSEEENQSLTDELVDAGTLVRLNPETFPNSFAAFSDPKDVARVEEQTFICSEKREDAGFTNNWMDPGEMRAKLNGLFAGSMRGRTMYVVPFVMGHLAAEDPKFGVEITDSAYVVASMRIMANIGTDVLRKMEELDAFFVPALHSVGFPLAEGEADVPWPCSDEKWIVHFPEDRSIWSYGSGYGGNALLGKKCYALRIASIMARDEGWLAEHMLILKLTSPEKKDYFVSAAFPSACGKTNLALLDPTIEGWKVETLGDDITWMRFGKEGELRAVNPEAGLFGVAPGTGWSTNPNAMRAIAKGNSIFTNVALTDDGGVWWEGMTDEAPAHLIDWLGQEWTPDAGRPAAHPNSRFCTPIDQIDMLADEYHSPNGVPVSAILFGGRRKTTVPLVTEARDWASGIFMGSTLSSETTAAAAGQVGVVRRDPMAMLPFMGYDAGDYLRHWIELSGKANQEKLPKIFLVNWFRRTADGGFAWPGFGDNSRVLKWVIERLEGKADAVETPIGFVPTGDSIDLTGLDMTPEDVEQAVRVDPQEWATELDGIDEWYHRFGPTLPQELKDRLAELKDRFATA; this is encoded by the coding sequence ATGGGCGATGACGCGCGTCAGCTAGTTCTCGATGAGAACGGCGAGAATGCTGCAAGCCAGCCGCTGGACAGCACTACCGGAGGTACTGCTGCACCCACCACCCACCAGGCCCTCCTTGCGTGGGTAAAAGAAGTAGCCGAGCTGACGCAGCCTGACCGCGTGTACTGGGTCGATGGTTCCGAAGAAGAAAACCAGTCCCTCACGGACGAACTCGTGGATGCCGGCACCCTGGTGCGCCTGAACCCCGAGACCTTCCCGAATTCCTTTGCCGCCTTCTCGGATCCCAAGGACGTGGCCCGGGTCGAAGAGCAGACCTTCATCTGCTCCGAAAAGCGCGAAGACGCCGGCTTCACCAATAACTGGATGGACCCGGGCGAGATGCGTGCCAAGCTCAACGGTCTCTTCGCCGGGTCCATGCGCGGACGCACCATGTACGTGGTGCCCTTCGTTATGGGACACCTGGCTGCCGAAGACCCGAAGTTCGGCGTCGAAATCACCGACAGCGCCTACGTGGTCGCCTCCATGCGGATCATGGCCAACATCGGGACCGACGTGCTGCGCAAGATGGAGGAGCTGGACGCGTTCTTCGTTCCGGCGCTCCACTCCGTTGGCTTCCCGCTGGCCGAGGGCGAAGCCGATGTGCCCTGGCCGTGCAGCGACGAGAAGTGGATTGTGCACTTCCCCGAGGACCGCTCCATCTGGTCCTACGGTTCGGGCTACGGCGGCAACGCCCTGCTGGGGAAGAAGTGCTACGCCCTGCGCATTGCCTCCATCATGGCCCGGGACGAAGGCTGGCTGGCCGAGCACATGCTCATCCTCAAGCTCACCAGCCCGGAGAAGAAGGACTACTTCGTTTCCGCTGCCTTCCCGTCCGCCTGCGGCAAGACCAACCTGGCGCTCCTGGATCCGACCATCGAGGGCTGGAAGGTCGAAACCCTTGGGGACGACATCACCTGGATGCGGTTCGGCAAGGAAGGTGAACTGCGTGCGGTAAACCCGGAGGCCGGTCTCTTCGGCGTCGCTCCCGGCACCGGATGGAGCACCAACCCCAATGCCATGCGTGCCATCGCCAAGGGCAACTCCATCTTCACCAACGTGGCACTGACGGACGACGGCGGTGTCTGGTGGGAGGGCATGACGGATGAGGCGCCCGCGCACCTCATCGACTGGCTCGGGCAGGAATGGACGCCCGACGCCGGCCGCCCGGCAGCACATCCGAACTCGCGCTTCTGCACGCCGATCGACCAGATCGACATGCTGGCGGACGAATACCACTCCCCGAACGGGGTCCCGGTCTCGGCCATCCTGTTCGGCGGGCGCCGCAAGACCACCGTTCCCCTGGTGACGGAGGCCCGCGACTGGGCCAGCGGCATCTTCATGGGCTCCACGCTGTCCTCCGAAACCACCGCCGCAGCCGCCGGACAGGTGGGTGTGGTCCGCCGCGATCCGATGGCCATGCTTCCGTTCATGGGTTACGACGCCGGGGATTACCTGCGGCACTGGATCGAACTCAGCGGCAAGGCCAACCAGGAGAAGCTGCCCAAGATCTTCCTGGTGAACTGGTTCCGGCGCACGGCCGACGGCGGATTCGCCTGGCCGGGCTTCGGCGACAACTCCCGGGTGCTCAAGTGGGTCATTGAACGCCTTGAGGGCAAGGCGGACGCGGTGGAAACCCCCATCGGGTTTGTGCCCACGGGGGATTCCATTGACCTCACCGGCCTGGACATGACCCCCGAGGACGTGGAGCAGGCCGTCCGCGTGGATCCGCAGGAGTGGGCCACCGAGCTGGACGGCATTGACGAGTGGTACCACCGCTTCGGTCCCACCCTGCCGCAGGAGCTGAAGGACCGGCTGGCCGAACTGAAGGACCGCTTCGCCACCGCCTAA
- a CDS encoding crotonase/enoyl-CoA hydratase family protein translates to MTSSATSLPSLKSLSVEIHDGVAEVQLIGPSKGNAMGPDFWAELPAVFDALSTDDAVRSVLLYGSGGNFSYGLDLPAMAPVFAPLLAAGGMDAKLREGFRRQIKDLQDAVTSLARCSKPVIAAVDGWCIGGAIDVIAAADIRISSRTARFSVREVRVAIVADLGSLQRLPAIIGEGATRQLALTGEDFDAARAASIGLVTELADDVVARGRELAVQIAANPPLVVQGVKQVLNRRTQGQVQDGLDYVQVWNSAFLASHDFGEATAAFAERRPPVYRGE, encoded by the coding sequence ATGACGTCCAGCGCCACTTCACTGCCTTCCCTGAAATCCCTGAGTGTCGAAATTCATGACGGCGTGGCCGAAGTGCAGCTGATTGGCCCCTCCAAAGGCAACGCCATGGGCCCGGATTTCTGGGCCGAGCTGCCCGCGGTGTTTGACGCGCTCAGCACCGACGACGCCGTCCGGTCCGTCCTGCTCTACGGCTCCGGCGGGAATTTCAGCTACGGCCTGGACCTGCCCGCCATGGCTCCCGTGTTTGCCCCGCTGCTCGCGGCCGGCGGTATGGATGCCAAGCTGCGCGAGGGCTTCCGCCGGCAGATCAAGGACCTCCAGGACGCCGTCACGTCACTGGCCCGCTGCTCGAAGCCGGTTATTGCAGCGGTAGACGGCTGGTGCATCGGCGGAGCCATTGACGTTATTGCCGCAGCGGACATCCGCATTTCCTCCCGCACCGCGCGCTTCAGCGTCCGTGAGGTTCGGGTAGCCATCGTCGCGGACCTCGGCTCGCTGCAGCGGCTGCCTGCCATCATCGGTGAAGGTGCCACCCGTCAGCTGGCCCTGACCGGAGAGGATTTCGACGCCGCCCGCGCCGCGTCCATCGGCCTGGTCACGGAACTGGCGGACGACGTCGTCGCACGCGGACGAGAGCTGGCGGTCCAGATAGCCGCGAATCCCCCGCTGGTGGTGCAGGGCGTCAAGCAGGTTCTGAACCGGCGGACGCAGGGGCAGGTCCAGGACGGGCTGGACTATGTGCAGGTCTGGAACTCGGCGTTCCTGGCCAGCCACGATTTCGGCGAGGCTACCGCTGCCTTCGCTGAACGGCGTCCGCCGGTTTACCGCGGCGAGTAG
- a CDS encoding GNAT family N-acetyltransferase produces MARDGILLHGPRVTLRDFRADDVDAVHAFASDPVVTQWSTWGPNTLSDTRSFVADAAAEPASPARTGFTLAVLFQDRLVGTAAVWTTSASDRNGELGYTLARGVWGLGLATEAAALLLGHAFGPMGLVRVEATCHPGNAGSVRVLEKNGFTFEGRLREHRLVGGKRRDSLLFAALLSDRELSDPAADKLAAGSPASLA; encoded by the coding sequence ATGGCACGGGACGGCATCCTGCTTCACGGACCGCGGGTGACGCTGCGGGATTTCCGGGCCGACGACGTCGACGCCGTGCACGCGTTTGCCTCCGATCCGGTGGTCACGCAGTGGTCCACGTGGGGGCCCAATACCTTGTCCGATACGCGGTCCTTTGTCGCGGACGCCGCCGCCGAACCTGCTTCCCCGGCGAGGACCGGGTTCACTCTGGCTGTGCTGTTCCAGGACCGTCTAGTGGGGACGGCGGCTGTGTGGACCACCAGCGCATCCGACCGCAACGGGGAACTGGGCTACACCCTTGCCCGCGGTGTTTGGGGATTGGGCCTTGCCACCGAGGCCGCAGCGCTCCTGCTCGGCCATGCCTTCGGTCCGATGGGGCTGGTGCGTGTGGAGGCCACCTGCCATCCCGGGAACGCGGGTTCGGTCCGGGTGCTGGAAAAGAACGGCTTCACCTTCGAAGGCCGGCTCCGTGAGCACCGGCTGGTGGGCGGGAAGCGGCGGGATTCCCTGTTGTTCGCCGCCCTGCTTTCAGACCGGGAGCTTTCAGACCCCGCGGCGGATAAGCTGGCAGCCGGTTCACCAGCTTCCCTAGCGTGA
- a CDS encoding RecQ family ATP-dependent DNA helicase: MESTDTQGTVSGTVSEASETTRPLHGEAVELLRALVGNDSAEFHQDQFEAIEALVAGGRRALVVQRTGWGKSAVYFVASLLLRARGAGPTLIVSPLLALMRDQVAAAARAGVRAVAINSANQLEWQDISAKLEADEVDVLLVSPERLNNPGFREQHLPELIRRSGLLVIDEAHCISDWGHDFRPDYRRIRHLIERLPSTVPVLATTATANSRVVKDIEEQLAAGGEDVFTIRGPLARKSLRLGVLRLPNPKARLAWLLTHLDDLPGSGIIYALTVSGAEDTARLLQKAGHPVLAYTGRTDPADREEAEAALKENRVKALVATSALGMGFDKPDLGFVIHLGAPSSPVAYYQQVGRAGRGTPNADVLLLPGAEDRDIWQYFATSSMPEEGPATAVLAELASGEVLSVGVLETRVNLKRSPLELLLKVLSVDGAVEKVSGGWRGTGQPWHYDRERYERIAAARVKEQQAMLDYESTTGCRMQFLSQQLDDPAAAPCGRCDNCAGRWFGDDVAAEATDNAAQALDKVGVEVDPRGMYPSGMDRLGVPVKGKIKPDRTVFDGRALARLTDLGWGGRLREIFAPGAQDMPVDPALLQGCVQVLAQWGWAERPVAIVSIPSRSRPQLVDSLARGLSELGRIPYLGALQLPHGGPTGGPGGNSAFRLASVWDQFAVPPEGAAWFAANPGPVLLVDDFADSRWTLTEAGRVLREAGAQAVLPFVLALKA; this comes from the coding sequence ATGGAAAGCACTGATACGCAAGGCACTGTTTCTGGGACTGTTTCGGAGGCTTCTGAAACGACCCGTCCGCTGCACGGCGAGGCGGTGGAGCTGCTGCGGGCCCTGGTGGGCAATGACTCCGCGGAGTTCCACCAGGACCAGTTCGAAGCCATCGAGGCGTTGGTGGCCGGCGGACGGCGCGCCCTGGTGGTCCAGCGCACCGGCTGGGGCAAGTCCGCGGTGTACTTCGTCGCCAGCCTGCTGCTGCGGGCACGGGGGGCAGGTCCCACGCTGATTGTTTCCCCGCTGCTGGCGCTGATGCGGGACCAGGTGGCCGCCGCCGCGCGGGCCGGGGTGCGGGCCGTGGCCATCAACTCCGCCAACCAGCTGGAGTGGCAGGACATTTCCGCAAAGCTCGAGGCCGACGAGGTGGATGTGCTGCTGGTTTCCCCGGAACGGTTGAACAATCCCGGGTTCCGCGAACAGCACCTGCCCGAGCTGATCCGGCGTTCCGGACTGCTGGTGATCGACGAAGCGCACTGCATCTCCGACTGGGGCCACGACTTCCGTCCGGACTACCGCCGCATCCGCCACCTGATCGAGCGGCTGCCCTCCACGGTTCCTGTACTGGCCACCACTGCCACGGCCAACAGCCGCGTGGTGAAGGACATTGAGGAACAGCTGGCCGCCGGCGGCGAAGACGTCTTCACCATCCGCGGCCCGCTGGCCCGCAAGTCCCTGCGGCTCGGTGTCCTGCGGCTGCCCAACCCCAAGGCGCGCCTGGCCTGGCTGCTGACGCACCTGGACGACCTGCCCGGCAGCGGCATCATCTACGCCCTGACCGTCTCCGGCGCCGAAGACACCGCCCGGCTGCTCCAGAAGGCCGGACATCCGGTTCTCGCCTACACCGGGCGCACCGACCCCGCGGACCGGGAAGAGGCCGAAGCCGCCCTGAAGGAGAATCGGGTCAAGGCGCTGGTGGCCACCAGCGCACTGGGCATGGGCTTCGACAAACCTGATCTGGGCTTCGTGATCCACCTGGGTGCGCCGTCTTCACCGGTGGCCTACTACCAGCAGGTGGGACGTGCCGGCCGCGGCACTCCGAACGCCGATGTGCTGCTGCTGCCGGGCGCGGAGGACCGTGACATCTGGCAGTACTTCGCCACGTCCTCCATGCCGGAGGAAGGACCGGCCACCGCGGTGCTCGCCGAGCTGGCTTCCGGCGAAGTCCTGTCCGTCGGTGTCCTGGAGACCCGGGTCAACCTGAAGCGCTCGCCGCTGGAACTGCTGCTGAAGGTCCTGTCCGTGGACGGCGCAGTCGAGAAGGTGTCCGGCGGCTGGCGGGGCACCGGGCAGCCGTGGCATTACGACCGGGAACGCTATGAACGGATTGCCGCTGCCCGGGTGAAGGAACAGCAGGCCATGCTCGATTACGAGAGCACCACCGGCTGCCGCATGCAGTTCCTGTCCCAGCAGCTCGACGATCCGGCGGCCGCACCCTGCGGGCGCTGCGACAACTGTGCCGGCCGCTGGTTCGGCGACGACGTCGCGGCCGAGGCCACCGACAACGCGGCGCAGGCGCTGGACAAGGTTGGCGTGGAGGTGGATCCGCGTGGAATGTATCCCTCGGGCATGGACCGGCTGGGTGTGCCGGTCAAGGGCAAGATCAAGCCGGACCGGACCGTTTTCGACGGGCGTGCCCTGGCCCGGCTGACCGATCTGGGCTGGGGCGGACGGCTGCGTGAAATCTTTGCTCCGGGCGCTCAAGACATGCCCGTGGACCCGGCGCTGCTTCAAGGTTGCGTACAGGTCCTGGCCCAGTGGGGCTGGGCCGAACGCCCGGTCGCCATTGTCTCCATTCCGTCCCGGTCCCGGCCCCAGCTGGTGGATTCGCTGGCCCGCGGCCTCTCGGAACTGGGCCGGATTCCCTATCTGGGGGCGCTGCAGCTGCCGCACGGCGGTCCCACGGGCGGCCCCGGCGGCAACAGTGCCTTCCGGCTGGCCTCCGTCTGGGACCAGTTTGCGGTTCCCCCGGAAGGGGCTGCCTGGTTCGCGGCGAACCCCGGACCGGTGCTGCTGGTGGATGATTTCGCCGACAGCCGCTGGACGCTTACGGAAGCCGGGCGGGTGCTGCGGGAAGCCGGCGCCCAGGCGGTGCTGCCGTTCGTGCTCGCGCTGAAGGCCTAG
- a CDS encoding phosphomannomutase/phosphoglucomutase, with protein MNNAFDLSASFKAYDVRGVVGETITPQIVEAVGAAFVDVQGLSGQTVLVGGDMRPSSPEFIRDFARGATARGADVLLLDLISTDELYYACGVLNAAGVTFTASHNPAQYNGIKMAKAGAVPISSETGLKEIQALAEQYLNDGVIPAAATKGSISVRDVLADYSKYLRNLVDLSGIRPLKVVVDAGNGMAGMTTPAVLGDSILPGLPLDIVPLYFELDGSFPNHPANPLEPENLRDLQAAVVEHGADIGLAFDGDADRCFVIDEKGEPVSPSAVTALVARREIARAKAGGEETPVIIHNLITSRAVPELVAHDGGRAVRTRVGHSFIKAVMASEGAVFGGEHSAHYYFRDFYNADTGMLAAMHVLAALGEQTRSLSDLAREYEPYISSGEVNSRVEDVPAAVARVRAEFERDGVTVDTLDGVTFTSDDGAWWFNLRASNTEPFLRLNAEAEDLPTMERVRDHVLKLVRK; from the coding sequence GTGAACAATGCATTCGACCTCTCCGCGTCCTTCAAGGCCTACGACGTCCGCGGCGTCGTGGGCGAGACCATCACCCCGCAGATCGTCGAGGCCGTAGGGGCCGCGTTTGTCGACGTCCAGGGCCTGTCCGGACAGACGGTACTGGTTGGCGGTGACATGCGTCCGTCCTCTCCCGAGTTCATCCGCGACTTCGCGCGCGGCGCCACCGCCCGCGGCGCCGACGTGCTCCTGCTGGACCTGATTTCCACCGATGAGCTCTACTACGCCTGCGGAGTGCTGAATGCGGCCGGCGTGACCTTCACTGCCAGCCACAACCCGGCGCAGTACAACGGGATCAAGATGGCCAAGGCCGGCGCCGTGCCCATCTCCTCCGAGACCGGCCTCAAGGAGATCCAGGCCCTCGCCGAGCAGTACCTGAATGACGGCGTCATTCCGGCGGCGGCAACCAAGGGTTCCATCTCCGTCCGGGACGTCCTGGCCGACTACTCCAAGTACCTGCGCAACCTGGTGGACCTGTCCGGAATCCGGCCGCTGAAGGTAGTGGTGGATGCGGGCAACGGCATGGCTGGCATGACCACCCCCGCAGTGCTCGGCGACAGCATCCTGCCCGGGCTGCCCCTGGACATTGTTCCCCTCTACTTTGAACTGGACGGGTCCTTCCCGAACCACCCGGCCAACCCGCTGGAGCCGGAGAACCTGCGGGACCTGCAGGCCGCCGTCGTCGAACACGGTGCGGACATCGGCCTGGCGTTCGACGGCGACGCCGACCGCTGCTTCGTCATCGACGAAAAGGGCGAGCCGGTCAGCCCCTCCGCCGTCACCGCCCTGGTCGCGCGCCGCGAGATCGCCCGGGCCAAGGCCGGCGGCGAAGAGACGCCCGTGATCATCCACAACCTGATCACCTCCCGGGCCGTGCCCGAACTGGTGGCGCACGACGGCGGCCGTGCCGTCCGCACGCGGGTGGGCCACTCCTTCATCAAGGCAGTGATGGCCAGCGAAGGTGCCGTCTTCGGCGGCGAGCACTCCGCGCACTACTACTTCCGCGACTTCTACAACGCCGACACCGGCATGCTCGCGGCGATGCACGTACTCGCTGCCCTGGGCGAGCAGACCCGCAGCCTCTCGGATCTGGCCCGCGAATACGAGCCGTACATCTCCTCCGGCGAGGTGAACTCGCGGGTCGAGGACGTCCCGGCCGCCGTCGCCCGCGTCCGCGCCGAGTTCGAGCGCGACGGCGTCACGGTGGACACCCTCGACGGCGTGACGTTCACCTCCGACGACGGCGCGTGGTGGTTCAACCTCCGCGCGTCCAACACCGAACCCTTCCTGCGGCTGAACGCTGAAGCAGAGGATCTGCCCACCATGGAGCGGGTCCGCGACCACGTATTGAAACTAGTAAGGAAATAG